A segment of the Geoglobus ahangari genome:
ACGCTTGCAGATGAAGAGGAGATACTGAACCTGACGAGGAGAGACCTCGCGATCAGTGGAGGGACGTTCTCGGTATACCTGAGGAGGGCGGGAAGGAGCAGGAAGGCCCCGATAGACGAGCGCACCTACCTGAGCCTGAAGAAGATCTCGGAGGGGTTGTCGGGGAGGGAGAGGATTTTCAAGCTGAGCCGGAGCGAGATTGATGACATAATAGCCAGACATTCCCCCGAAGGCAGGATCTACAACCTGACCGGTCTGAGGAAGGCCGTTAAGAGGATTCTCGAGGACAACCTCCTCGGCAGGAGCTTCGACGAGCTTGATGACATGGGCTTCGAGGAGCTGTGCGACTTCATGGGTGAGTTCCACCCGATGTTCTCCGGGATGTGGGATCTGGACGATGATGATGTAGCCTATGAATACTTCATGATGCTGAGCGAGAGGCACGGCATTTCCGAGGTCTCCGAGATGTCCGAGCTGAGCGGTGAGAGTGAGGAGAGGATAGAGAGGCTCATGGGCAGGAAATGGTACCTGAACTATTTGGATTTGCCATCGGAGTGATTGCAGGCCTGATTCCCGGAATCCACCCGAACACCTTCGCCTCCCTGATGCTCACCACCTCTCCCATTCTTCTCCAGCATTTTGAGAGCCACGAGGTTGCGCTGATCATCTTTATCTCGTCCACGGTCTACACTGTCACTAACATAATTCCAGCAGCGTTCATAGGAGTCCCGGACGAGGACACTGCAATCGCAGCATTTCCTGCCCACAGGATGGTCATGGAGGGAGACGGGTTTAAGGCAGCATCGATCTCCGCGATCTCAAGCTTCCTTGCCTCCCTGATTTCGGTTCCCGCGTTCTACCTCCTGATAATGGCCGGAGAAAGCGTCAGAGAGCTAATGATCCTTACACCGCTCGTGCTCACCCTCGTCCTCATACACCTCGTAATGCTCGAGAGGGACGAGTTTGGCGGTAGCCTTGCAAACTGGAGGAAGAGAGGGTACGCTATCGCGGTAATGCTCTCCTCCGGCGCTCTGGGATACTACTCAACCAGCATTTCCTGTGGGAGCGCTTCCGTGCTGTTTCCACTCCTCTCCGGGCTCTTCGCATTTCCAACGCTTATTGCCGGAATGACATCCACGAAAATCCCGGAGCAGAGGATAGAGGTTGATCTTCCCGGGGTGAGGGCTGTTCTGAGAGGTGCTGTATCAGGGCTCTTCGTGTCGCTCTTCCCCGGAATAAGCTCTGGCGTGGCCACAGCCATCTCGGTTGGGAGAGAAGACGGGGAGAAGGAGTACATCTCCGCAGTGAGCGCGGCAAACACCGCGAATGCGATCCTGAACTTTGCAGTTCTGATCTCGGCTGGAATGGTAAGGAGCGGGACGGCTCATGCGTTCTCTGAACTTTCCAGAGCCGAGGATTTCTCGTACCTGCCACTCATAGCCCTCGCATCGGCATTTGCCGGTCTCTCAGCTACCTTGCTCCTGTCAGTTCCGGCTGCAAGGGCTTTCTCAAAAATAAACCCATCCAGAATCTCCCAGCTCGTTCTCGCGTTCCTGATTCTGGCCGTGTTCATCTCCTGCGGATTTGCCGGGCTGGCTGTCTTCGCTGTGGCATCGCTGATAGGTCTCTCGACCCTCGCGCTGAGGGTGAGGAGGATTCACTGCATGGGGGCGGTGATCATTCCAGCCCTTCTTCACTGACTCCTGAACTTCCCCTTCTCCACGTACTCCTCGAGCTTCCTCACGAACCTGTCGGAGGTCTTCACAACGGGGATGACCGTGGTGTCTCCTCGAACGTTGCTTATCCTGTCGGTGTACTCGAACCTGTCATCGTGCCCGTGATAGAGTATCCACCTCCTGAACTCCCCGACGTCAGTGAAGGATGAGTAGGTGATCACCTCCACTATCACAAACCTATCCTCGACTATGCCGTGCAGGGTTTCGAAGTCCACTATGTAGAGCCTCCCGTTGGAGTAGAAGACCCTCTCGACCTCGAGGGCGAGGGCGTTTCTCACGAAATCCGCGAACTCAAACCTCTCCGGCTCGTCTATGACAACAGGACCGTGATGGATGACGTTCATATTCCCGCCATGGATCGCGGGTATAAAAATCTCTCCCCGCATGCCGAAGCTGACACGAGCTAACACTGAGCTTGGCAAAATTAAATAAGTTGAATGTCGAAGTGTGGGCATGGACAGGCCTGTGCTTCAGGTTGCTCTCGATCTTGTCGAGCTCAAGAGGGCTGTGGAGATAGCCGGAGAGGCTCTTGAGGGAGGAGTTGACTGGCTTGAGGTTGGCACGCCGCTGATAAAGAGCGAGGGGATGAACGCGGTCAGAGAGATAAAGAAGGCCTACGGCGTCAAGACGCTCGCAGACATGAAGACCATAGACACGGGCAGCGTTGAGGTGGAGATGGCGGCGAAGAGCGGTGCGGACGTGATAATAATCCTCGGCCTTAGCGATGACTCCACCATTCAGGAGGCGATAAGGGCTGCGAGGAAGTACGGTGCCGAGGTGATGGCCGACCTGATCAACGTTCCCGATCCTGTAGAAAGGGCAAAGGAGCTTGAGGAGCTCGGTGTGGACTACATAAACGTCCACGTTGGCATAGACCAGCAGATGAAGGGAATGGATCCTCTCGACGTGCTGTCTAAGGTTGTCGAGGCTGTCAGCATCCCGGTGGCTGCGGCCGGAGGGCTTGATGCCGAGAAGGCCGCGAGCTGCGTAGCTCTGGGAGCAAGGATCGTAATAGTGGGCAGCAACATAGTGAAGTCGAGGAACGTGACGGAGTCTGCGAGGAGAGTAAGAGAAGCAATAGACGAGGCGTGGAAGGAAGGCAGGAAGGTAGAGATGAGAAGGAGGAGCCTCGAGGAGGAGACAAGGGAGATACTGCTGAAGGTCTCAACCCCGAACATAAGCGATGCCATGCACAGGGCGAGGGCGATGAGGGACATCTACCCAATAGTGAGGGGGAAGAAGGTCGTCGGGAAGGCAGTGACTGTAAGCACGATGGACGGGGACTGGGCAAAGACGGTCGAGGCCATAGACGTTGCTGGGAAGGGTGATGTGATAGTGATCAAGTGCTCAGGAGATACCGCAGCCGTCTGGGGGGAGCTTGCAACGAGAAGCTGCATAAACAAGGGGATCGAGGGAGTAATCATAGACGGGGCTGTGAGGGATGTGGACGACATAAGGGAGCTTGGCTATCCGGTATTCGCGAAGAGGGAGGTTCCAAACGCGGGAGAGCCCAAGGGGTTTGGTGAGATTAACGTGAAGATAGAGTGCGGCGGAATAGAGGTGAAGCCGGGAGACTGGATAGTGGCTGACGATAACGGAGTCATGGTGATACCCAAGGAAAGGGCATACGAGATAGCGAGGAGGGCCCTTGAGGTGAAGAAGCACGAGGAGAGGATTAGGGGAGAGATAGAAGACAAGGGAAGGACGCTTGCGGAGATAGTAGAGCTGTACAAGTGGGAGAAGGTTCAGTAGCCCTTCCTATTTATTTTGTCCACGTAACCCGGAGTTTCGGGCTCGAGTATCTCCCGCACTGAGTCCACGAACTCCCCGTAGATGTGGGCGTCGAGGGCGAAGTGGTAGTACCTGTGCGAGCTGAAGCCGAGCATCTCGGCCACGTACTTGGTCAGGATGTTGAACGCGTACATGTTCGCGTGCATGGCCCCATACGCGTCGTTCGAGCGCATGTAGAAGATGCCGAAGAAGTTCTCGTTAACCCCGAACTGGTACCCCCTCAGGCACGGCGGCTCGTCGCTCGTTATGTCCCATGGCCTCGATATACCAACGTAGCAGTCCCTCCTCTCCCTCCTCTCCTTCAGCTTCCTGATCACAGTGTATAGCTGGTCAACCCTGACCTCATCCCTCTCGCAGTACCTCGCCCTCTCGGCGTAGGTGTAGGTCTCACCCTCCTTCAGAATGCTCTCCCTCACCTCCCTGTCTATCGCCCCCGCGTGGATCACGTAGTCATGGGCATACTCTATTCCATACTTCTTTGTGAACGGAGCCTTGTCGTGTATCTGGTTCTCCTCCGGGTTCTTTACTTCAACGAAGACCCTGTGCAGGTACTTGCTCTCCTCCTGCCCCTCGAACAGCTCCCCCCACTCGGTTCTCTTCACCTCCCCGTGGTAGTATATGTTCTCGAGAACCGCGTGCCAGGCTGAGGAGAGGTAGTCCTCAACTATGTGCGTCCCGAGCCTGTGGTAGCCGAATGACTCCGAATACCTTCTCCTCTCCACCCTCTCGAGGTCCCTCTCGTACACGTGGGGTATGGACACGAGCATCGCAACGCTCCCGGCCTCAAGCCCCACCCTCTTCCCAACCTCCTCAAGCACGTGGCTGATGAAGCTGAGGTTCGGGGTGAAGTAGCTGACGGCATCCATTGACCTCACGAAGGCTGTTGCGTGCAGCCTATCATCAGCGTAAAGCAGGCTGATCTCGGTGATTGCTGGGGGAGTATCGCACAGGTGATCCTTCGGCCTCCAGATAGGGATAGACACCCTCCTCGTGTACGGGACGCTTTTAAGCTTCTCAACCGCGCTCTCCATGCACTCCTCCACTCTATGAGAATAGCTTTCACCGCACGCCC
Coding sequences within it:
- a CDS encoding thymidylate synthase, which codes for MLIAKDPEKLQKMLISKILDENLRIRSKYGLELRGKPELVILEEPFSDFDPDPSGWRACGESYSHRVEECMESAVEKLKSVPYTRRVSIPIWRPKDHLCDTPPAITEISLLYADDRLHATAFVRSMDAVSYFTPNLSFISHVLEEVGKRVGLEAGSVAMLVSIPHVYERDLERVERRRYSESFGYHRLGTHIVEDYLSSAWHAVLENIYYHGEVKRTEWGELFEGQEESKYLHRVFVEVKNPEENQIHDKAPFTKKYGIEYAHDYVIHAGAIDREVRESILKEGETYTYAERARYCERDEVRVDQLYTVIRKLKERRERRDCYVGISRPWDITSDEPPCLRGYQFGVNENFFGIFYMRSNDAYGAMHANMYAFNILTKYVAEMLGFSSHRYYHFALDAHIYGEFVDSVREILEPETPGYVDKINRKGY
- a CDS encoding tripartite tricarboxylate transporter permease, whose product is MVPELFGFAIGVIAGLIPGIHPNTFASLMLTTSPILLQHFESHEVALIIFISSTVYTVTNIIPAAFIGVPDEDTAIAAFPAHRMVMEGDGFKAASISAISSFLASLISVPAFYLLIMAGESVRELMILTPLVLTLVLIHLVMLERDEFGGSLANWRKRGYAIAVMLSSGALGYYSTSISCGSASVLFPLLSGLFAFPTLIAGMTSTKIPEQRIEVDLPGVRAVLRGAVSGLFVSLFPGISSGVATAISVGREDGEKEYISAVSAANTANAILNFAVLISAGMVRSGTAHAFSELSRAEDFSYLPLIALASAFAGLSATLLLSVPAARAFSKINPSRISQLVLAFLILAVFISCGFAGLAVFAVASLIGLSTLALRVRRIHCMGAVIIPALLH
- the hxlA gene encoding 3-hexulose-6-phosphate synthase — translated: MDRPVLQVALDLVELKRAVEIAGEALEGGVDWLEVGTPLIKSEGMNAVREIKKAYGVKTLADMKTIDTGSVEVEMAAKSGADVIIILGLSDDSTIQEAIRAARKYGAEVMADLINVPDPVERAKELEELGVDYINVHVGIDQQMKGMDPLDVLSKVVEAVSIPVAAAGGLDAEKAASCVALGARIVIVGSNIVKSRNVTESARRVREAIDEAWKEGRKVEMRRRSLEEETREILLKVSTPNISDAMHRARAMRDIYPIVRGKKVVGKAVTVSTMDGDWAKTVEAIDVAGKGDVIVIKCSGDTAAVWGELATRSCINKGIEGVIIDGAVRDVDDIRELGYPVFAKREVPNAGEPKGFGEINVKIECGGIEVKPGDWIVADDNGVMVIPKERAYEIARRALEVKKHEERIRGEIEDKGRTLAEIVELYKWEKVQ